Proteins encoded by one window of Vanacampus margaritifer isolate UIUO_Vmar chromosome 17, RoL_Vmar_1.0, whole genome shotgun sequence:
- the nelfe gene encoding negative elongation factor E isoform X2, protein MVAFPSSLTEEEEALQKKYAKLKKKKKALLALKKQNTTNQTNPSGLKRTLSDQPVVDTATATEQAKMLIKSGAISAIKSENKNSGFKRSRMLEIKLKDPEKGPVPAFLPFQSSVSTDEEQLESGRRSHRKSLYESFVSSSDRYRDEDDGGGMSSSREMDRDRDRERERDRDRDRERDRDRERERERERDRDRDRERDKDRERDRDRERDKVRERDREKDSERDRSRDRSSEVERERDREADKERDGTFRRSDSYPERRVRKGNTVYVYGSGLSEDSMRSAFSQHGNIIDLSMDNPRNCAFITFEKMESADQAVAELNGGTVGDVHIKVSIARKQPMLDAATGKSVWASLAVHNSTKGSYRDKRNQVVYSEDFLE, encoded by the exons ATGGTTGCGTTTCCATCTTCGCTAACGGAGGAAGAAGAGGCTTTGCAAAAGAAGTATGCGAAGCTCAAGAAAAAG AAAAAGGCACTCCTTGCTCTTAAGAAGCAGAATACAACCAACCAGACAAACCCGAGTGGATTAAAACGGA CGCTGTCAGACCAGCCTGTTGTTGACACGGCGACAGCAACTGAGCAAGCGAAGATGTTGATCAAATCAGGAGCGATCAGTGCCATCAAGTCAGAGAACAAGAACTCAGGTTTTAAACGTTCTCGAATGCTGGAGATTAAACTTAAG GACCCTGAAAAGGGCCCAGTTCCAGCTTTCTTACCTTTCCAAAGTAGTGTTTCTACAGATGAAGAGCAACTTGAG TCTGGAAGGAGATCCCACAGAAAATCACTGTATGAGAG CTTCGTCAGTTCAAGTGACAGGTACAGAGATGAAGATGACGGGGGAGGAATGTCCTCCAGCCGAGAGATGGACAGAGACCGggacagagagcgagagagggaccGAGACCGTGACAGGGAGCGTGATCGTGACAGGGAGCGAGAACGAGAGCGAGAACGGGACCGGGATAGAGATCGAGAGCGTGACAAGGATCGAGAACGTGACAGGGATCGAGAACGTGACAAAGTGAGGGAGCGGGATAGAGAAAAGGACAGCGAGCGAGACCGAAGCAGAGACCGGAGCAGTGAGGTGGAGCGGGAGCGGGACCGTGAGGCAGACAAAGAGCGTGATGGGACATTCAGAC GATCGGATTCATATCCTGAGCGCAGAGTGAGAAAGGGGAATACAGTGTATGTTTATGGCTCGGGGCTCTCTGAGGACAGCATGCGTTCAGCTTTCTCTCAACACGGCAACATCATCGACCTCTCCATGGATAACCCACGCAA TTGTGCGTTTATTACATTTGAGAAGATGGAGTCTGCAGACCAGGCAGTAGCTGAG CTGAATGGGGGCACAGTGGGAGACGTTCACATCAAAGTCAGCATTGCCAGAAAGCAACCCATGTTGGACGCTGCCACCGGCAAGTCTGTGTGGGCTTCTCTGG CTGTGCACAACAGCACCAAAGGCTCTTATAGGGACAAGAGGAACCAGGTCGTGTACAGTGAAGATTTCCTGGAATGA
- the nelfe gene encoding negative elongation factor E isoform X1, whose protein sequence is MFSYVRLYFCVTRLDSCETSCIMVAFPSSLTEEEEALQKKYAKLKKKKKALLALKKQNTTNQTNPSGLKRTLSDQPVVDTATATEQAKMLIKSGAISAIKSENKNSGFKRSRMLEIKLKDPEKGPVPAFLPFQSSVSTDEEQLESGRRSHRKSLYESFVSSSDRYRDEDDGGGMSSSREMDRDRDRERERDRDRDRERDRDRERERERERDRDRDRERDKDRERDRDRERDKVRERDREKDSERDRSRDRSSEVERERDREADKERDGTFRRSDSYPERRVRKGNTVYVYGSGLSEDSMRSAFSQHGNIIDLSMDNPRNCAFITFEKMESADQAVAELNGGTVGDVHIKVSIARKQPMLDAATGKSVWASLAVHNSTKGSYRDKRNQVVYSEDFLE, encoded by the exons ATGTTTAGTTACgtacgtttatatttttgtgtaaCGCGTTTGGATTCATG tgAAACCTCTTGCATCATGGTTGCGTTTCCATCTTCGCTAACGGAGGAAGAAGAGGCTTTGCAAAAGAAGTATGCGAAGCTCAAGAAAAAG AAAAAGGCACTCCTTGCTCTTAAGAAGCAGAATACAACCAACCAGACAAACCCGAGTGGATTAAAACGGA CGCTGTCAGACCAGCCTGTTGTTGACACGGCGACAGCAACTGAGCAAGCGAAGATGTTGATCAAATCAGGAGCGATCAGTGCCATCAAGTCAGAGAACAAGAACTCAGGTTTTAAACGTTCTCGAATGCTGGAGATTAAACTTAAG GACCCTGAAAAGGGCCCAGTTCCAGCTTTCTTACCTTTCCAAAGTAGTGTTTCTACAGATGAAGAGCAACTTGAG TCTGGAAGGAGATCCCACAGAAAATCACTGTATGAGAG CTTCGTCAGTTCAAGTGACAGGTACAGAGATGAAGATGACGGGGGAGGAATGTCCTCCAGCCGAGAGATGGACAGAGACCGggacagagagcgagagagggaccGAGACCGTGACAGGGAGCGTGATCGTGACAGGGAGCGAGAACGAGAGCGAGAACGGGACCGGGATAGAGATCGAGAGCGTGACAAGGATCGAGAACGTGACAGGGATCGAGAACGTGACAAAGTGAGGGAGCGGGATAGAGAAAAGGACAGCGAGCGAGACCGAAGCAGAGACCGGAGCAGTGAGGTGGAGCGGGAGCGGGACCGTGAGGCAGACAAAGAGCGTGATGGGACATTCAGAC GATCGGATTCATATCCTGAGCGCAGAGTGAGAAAGGGGAATACAGTGTATGTTTATGGCTCGGGGCTCTCTGAGGACAGCATGCGTTCAGCTTTCTCTCAACACGGCAACATCATCGACCTCTCCATGGATAACCCACGCAA TTGTGCGTTTATTACATTTGAGAAGATGGAGTCTGCAGACCAGGCAGTAGCTGAG CTGAATGGGGGCACAGTGGGAGACGTTCACATCAAAGTCAGCATTGCCAGAAAGCAACCCATGTTGGACGCTGCCACCGGCAAGTCTGTGTGGGCTTCTCTGG CTGTGCACAACAGCACCAAAGGCTCTTATAGGGACAAGAGGAACCAGGTCGTGTACAGTGAAGATTTCCTGGAATGA